Proteins from a genomic interval of Oncorhynchus clarkii lewisi isolate Uvic-CL-2024 chromosome 13, UVic_Ocla_1.0, whole genome shotgun sequence:
- the LOC139364809 gene encoding E3 SUMO-protein ligase ZBED1-like, which translates to MTEFKRAFSLVWDHFTLVTPNKVQCALCSQRLSFNKNTSAMLRHLRSRHPSEAWYSNSTSGAHSSTSNSTSGVHSTFSNSIISGSGVHSSFSGTTGLNSMFTNSAAAGHHIQVRTTRQEDLDDALVNMLVKDTQPFSVVEEEGFTAFVQKLDPSYNLPNKQALKKMVGSRCEFINDNVVSQMVISDFVSLTLDMWTSIDKHSYISVTGHLVAENAQLSTFLLGISKLPENHKVIHIEEAKNQLVASWGLHSRVAAFVTENSENMVATVQKLGILQLPSFAHVLNLVIKRSMEATLELQDIRSQARAIVSFFKSNQNAEMRLAEVQGQLGRPEQKLIQEVDSRWNSSFSMLERVFDQRESVAAALSTLDTDIIPLGSADYEVIHQCLGVLGSFNQATAELASEKRVSASKVIPLVRMLKITLEKKHGAIIHSTATQLASNLQRELQTSCSMVETEPILALSALLDPRFKMLAFGNQGYAQEAVKLLTSECASLIRINPDKDDILPPSTTRSTTPSLTSPHTWAMETASISMATSPSKSHDGGLWEMFDSKVGETQSVQSSTADAAVEVQHYLSDPYLNRVENPMHYWEKHSKVYPHLFQLARKYLSVPASSVPCERIFTKAGDVFNKKRSCLSMKAVEQIMLLNKGLV; encoded by the exons ATGACTGAATTTAAGAGAGCCTTCTCACTGGTGTGGGATCACTTCACTCTAGTGACACCCAATAAGGTCCAGTGCGCCCTCTGTTCACAACGACTTAGCTTCAACAAAAACACCTCCGCCATGTTAAGGCACCTACGATCAAGGCACCCAAGCGAGGCTTGGTACAGCAACTCAACATCTGGGGCCCACTCAAGCACAAGCAACTCAACATCTGGAGTCCACTCAACGTTCTCAAACTCAATAATTAGTGGTTCTGGAGTCCACTCATCGTTCTCTGGTACTACAGGACTAAACTCAATGTTTACAAACAGTGCTGCTGCTGGACACCACATCCAAG TCAGGACCACCAGACAAGAGGACCTGGATGATGCCCTAGTCAACATGTTGGTTAAAGACACCCAGCCATTTTCAGTAGTCGAGGAAGAAGGATTCACTGCTTTCGTCCAAAAGCTAGACCCAAGCTACAATCTTCCAAACAAGCAAGCACTGAAGAAAATGGTGGGGTCTCGGTGTGAATTCATCAATGATAATGTTGTATCTCAGATGGTAATTTCTGACTTTGTCAGCCTGACTTTGGACATGTGGACATCTATAGACAAGCACAGTTACATTTCAGTGACGGGGCATTTGGTAGCAGAAAATGCCCAGTTATCCACTTTCCTCCTTGGGATTTCTAAGCTGCCTGAAAACCACAAAGTGATCCACATTGAGGAGGCCAAAAACCAACTGGTGGCGAGCTGGGGCCTCCACAGCAGGGTCGCTGCATTTGTCACAGAGAACAGCGAAAATATGGTAGCCACGGTTCAGAAACTAGGAATCCTCCAGTTGCCCTCTTTTGCACACGTCCTGAACCTTGTGATTAAGAGGTCCATGGAGGCTACTTTGGAGCTGCAGGACATCCGCTCCCAAGCGCGGGCTATCGTGTCTTTCTTCAAGTCGAATCAGAACGCAGAGATGAGGTTAGCCGAGGTGCAGGGGCAGCTAGGCAGGCCGGAGCAGAAGCTGATCCAGGAAGTGGACTCGAGATGGAACAGTAGCTTTTCTATGCTGGAACGCGTCTTTGATCAGAGGGAGTCTGTGGCTGCTGCTCTCAGCACCCTGGACACGGACATCATCCCTCTGGGATCTGCTGACTACGAGGTCATCCACCAGTGTCTCGGAGTGCTGGGTTCCTTCAACCAGGCCACAGCCGAGCTCGCCTCAGAGAAACGCGTCTCGGCTTCCAAGGTCATTCCTCTTGTCCGGATGCTGAAGATAACCCTTGAGAAGAAGCACGGTGCCATCATACACTCTACGGCTACACAGCTGGCGTCTAACCTGCAGAGGGAGCTTCAGACAAGCTGCAGTATGGTGGAGACCGAGCCAATCCTGGCTCTCTCGGCTCTCCTAGACCCGCGCTTCAAAATGTTGGCCTTCGGGAACCAAGGCTACGCTCAGGAGGCGGTGAAGCTCCTCACCTCCGAGTGCGCCTCATTAATCCGGATAAATCCCGACAAGGATGACATTCTACCGCCCTCCACCACCAGGTCGACGACGCCCTCCCTGACATCACCCCACACCTGGGCAATggaaacagcttccatctccatGGCAACATCTCCGTCTAAGTCCCACGATGGGGGTCTGTGGGAGATGTTTGACAGTAAAGTGGGTGAGACACAGAGCGTCCAGAGCAGCACGGCGGACGCAGCGGTGGAGGTACAACACTACCTCAGTGACCCGTACCTGAACCGAGTGGAGAACCCCATGCACTACTGGGAGAAGCACTCCAAGGTGTACCCGCACCTGTTCCAGCTGGCTCGGAAATACCTCAGTGTTCCTGCCTCGTCTGTGCCATGCGAGCGCATATTCACCAAAGCTGGAGATGTGTTCAATAAAAAGAGGAGTTGCCTCAGTATGAAGGCTGTAGAGCAGATAATGCTGTTGAATAAAGGTCTCGTATAG
- the LOC139423961 gene encoding gamma-crystallin M3-like, whose amino-acid sequence MSTSMNMGRVVFYEDRNFQGRSYECSSDCADMSSYLSRCHSCRVQSGCFMVYDRNNYMGNQYFMRRGEYSDFQSMMGMTDIRSCRTIPMHRGSYRMRIYERDNFGGQMHEMMDDCDSIMDRYRMSDCQSCNVMDGHWLMYEQPHFRGRMMYMRPGEYRNFRDMGMSGMRFMSMRRITDMC is encoded by the exons ATGTCCACCAGCATGAACATGGGCAGG GTCGTCTTCTACGAGGACAGGAACTTCCAGGGTCGTTCCTATGAGTGCAGCAGCGACTGCGCTGACATGTCCTCCTACCTGAGCAGGTGCCACTCCTGTAGGGTTCAGAGCGGCTGCTTCATGGTCTACGACCGCAACAACTACATGGGAAACCAGTACTTCATGAGGAGGGGAGAGTACTCTGACTTCCAGAGTATGATGGGAATGACTGATATCAGGTCCTGCCGCACGATCCCCATG CACAGAGGATCCTACAGAATGAGGATCTACGAGAGAGATAACTTTGGAGGTCAGATGCACGAGATGATGGACGACTGTGACTCCATCATGGACCGTTATCGCATGTCCGACTGCCAGTCCTGCAACGTGATGGATGGCCACTGGCTGATGTATGAGCAGCCCCACTTCAGAGGCAGGATGATGTACATGAGGCCTGGAGAGTACAGGAACTTCAGGGATATGGGCATGAGTGGCATGAGGTTCATGAGCATGAGGCGTATCACTGATATGTGCTAG